From the genome of Nodosilinea sp. PGN35, one region includes:
- a CDS encoding Uma2 family endonuclease: MTVAVPQRLTLEQFLTLPSIEESPAWEFVQGEVTQKPMPGGKHSRIRSRLVSAINNAADSPYEAFTELRCTVGGRSIVPDIAVLEQGLIPIDENGEIASAGVSIAPNWIVEILFPQQSQMKVTRNILHSLRHGGQLGWLIDPEERVVLVYHPDRLPEEWPDDAGLPVLPGMSLSLTPGQILSWLQLNRR; encoded by the coding sequence ATGACTGTTGCCGTACCTCAACGGTTGACCCTAGAGCAGTTCTTAACCCTGCCCTCCATTGAGGAGTCACCAGCTTGGGAATTTGTGCAGGGAGAAGTTACCCAAAAACCAATGCCTGGTGGAAAACACAGTCGGATTCGATCGCGGTTGGTTAGTGCTATCAATAATGCCGCTGATTCACCCTACGAAGCCTTTACCGAACTGCGCTGTACCGTTGGCGGACGCTCCATAGTGCCAGACATTGCTGTGCTAGAGCAAGGCCTGATTCCCATTGATGAGAACGGCGAGATCGCTAGCGCTGGCGTCAGCATTGCCCCAAATTGGATTGTCGAGATTCTCTTTCCGCAGCAGAGCCAAATGAAGGTGACGCGCAATATTTTGCACAGCCTGCGCCACGGCGGGCAGTTGGGCTGGCTCATTGATCCTGAAGAACGGGTAGTGTTGGTTTACCATCCCGATCGCTTGCCAGAAGAATGGCCTGACGATGCTGGGCTGCCAGTCTTACCAGGGATGTCATTATCCCTGACCCCGGGGCAAATCTTGAGCTGGCTCCAGCTTAACCGTCGCTGA
- a CDS encoding DEAD/DEAH box helicase has product MGRTPTLTYDRGTLILHPPPRGKSWVDFAHWDDRIEKFRIPAQQYRALVERLRAEQVPFNDQAHTFAPLELDPRLSLEPYPHQKEALQAWIDQRWRGVVVLPTASGKTYLAQMAMQATPRPTLITVPTLDLMHQWYAHLEAAFPDVEVGLLGGGSKDRTPILVATYDSAAIHAESLGNQYALLICDECHHLPSDFNRVIAEYSIAPYRLGLTATPDRADGRHDDLTHLLGPVVYQKSAADLSGDALAPFQIVPIKVKLSAQERSRYTQLIAQRNRFLQEANIWLSSAQGWQRFVRASAQSADGRRAMLAHREARAIALGTEGKLRVLADLLAQHHPDRTIVFTNDNATVYQISETFLIPAITHQTPVKERHAILQDFRSGQYPTLVVSHVLNEGVDVPEARVAILLSGSGSIREYVQRLGRILRKGSGSKQAVLYEVIAEETTEEAISSRRRQGVQPSTSGPRQLELVPVKPVYAIDPLPAPRAAEAPPPPPPEQP; this is encoded by the coding sequence ATGGGGCGCACGCCAACGCTTACCTACGATCGCGGCACCCTGATCCTGCATCCGCCGCCGCGAGGCAAGAGCTGGGTAGACTTCGCCCACTGGGACGATCGCATCGAGAAATTTCGCATTCCCGCCCAGCAGTACCGCGCCCTGGTCGAGCGGCTGCGGGCTGAGCAAGTGCCCTTCAACGATCAGGCCCACACCTTTGCCCCGCTGGAGCTTGATCCCCGGCTGAGCCTGGAGCCCTATCCCCACCAAAAAGAAGCCCTCCAGGCCTGGATTGACCAGCGCTGGCGCGGGGTTGTGGTGCTGCCCACTGCCAGCGGCAAGACCTACCTGGCCCAGATGGCCATGCAGGCTACGCCTCGACCGACGCTGATCACCGTGCCCACCCTCGATCTAATGCACCAGTGGTATGCCCATTTAGAGGCGGCCTTCCCCGATGTGGAGGTGGGGCTGCTAGGCGGAGGATCAAAGGATCGGACGCCAATTTTGGTGGCCACCTACGACAGCGCCGCCATCCACGCCGAGAGCCTGGGCAACCAGTACGCCCTGCTGATCTGCGACGAGTGCCACCACCTGCCCAGCGACTTTAACCGGGTAATTGCCGAATATTCCATCGCCCCCTACCGCCTGGGGCTGACCGCCACCCCCGATCGCGCCGACGGTCGCCACGACGACCTCACCCACCTGCTGGGGCCAGTGGTGTACCAGAAATCGGCGGCGGATCTGTCCGGGGATGCCCTGGCTCCGTTCCAGATTGTGCCCATTAAGGTTAAGCTCTCGGCCCAGGAGCGATCGCGCTACACCCAGCTGATCGCCCAGCGCAATCGCTTTTTGCAGGAGGCCAACATCTGGCTCAGCTCGGCCCAGGGGTGGCAGCGGTTTGTGCGGGCCAGCGCCCAGTCGGCGGACGGACGACGGGCGATGCTGGCCCACCGGGAGGCGCGGGCGATCGCCCTGGGCACCGAGGGCAAGCTGCGGGTGCTGGCCGACCTGCTGGCCCAGCACCACCCCGATCGCACGATTGTATTTACCAACGACAACGCCACGGTCTATCAAATCTCCGAGACCTTCTTGATCCCCGCCATTACCCACCAGACGCCAGTCAAAGAGCGCCACGCCATTCTTCAAGATTTTCGCAGCGGCCAGTACCCCACCCTGGTGGTCAGCCACGTGCTCAACGAAGGGGTGGATGTGCCCGAGGCGCGGGTGGCCATTCTGCTCTCCGGCAGCGGCTCCATTCGCGAGTACGTGCAGCGGCTGGGGCGCATTCTGCGCAAGGGCAGCGGCAGCAAGCAGGCCGTGCTCTACGAGGTCATCGCCGAAGAAACCACCGAAGAGGCGATCTCGAGCCGCCGCCGTCAGGGGGTACAGCCCTCCACTTCTGGCCCGCGCCAGCTCGAGCTGGTGCCGGTAAAACCAGTCTATGCCATCGATCCCCTGCCCGCTCCACGGGCTGCCGAGGCACCGCCGCCACCTCCCCCTGAGCAGCCCTGA
- the hisIE gene encoding bifunctional phosphoribosyl-AMP cyclohydrolase/phosphoribosyl-ATP diphosphatase HisIE — protein MVTSPSSPFAAAVPVDRIRYNDQGLVPAIVQDHLDGTVLMMAWMNAEALQKTLDSGETWFWSRSRQEFWHKGATSGHTQRVKAIRYDCDSDALLITVEQLGDIACHTGERSCFHQVDDHKVAPPADTLSQVFGVICDRRDHPNPDSYTCKLLAGGDNKILKKIGEEAAEVVMACKDDDADAIAGEAADLMYHTLVALAHHGVDIKDVYRKLQERRR, from the coding sequence ATGGTCACCTCTCCGTCTTCACCCTTTGCCGCCGCTGTGCCCGTCGATCGCATTCGCTACAACGACCAGGGACTGGTGCCCGCGATCGTGCAGGACCACCTCGACGGCACTGTGCTGATGATGGCCTGGATGAACGCCGAGGCGCTGCAAAAAACCCTGGACAGCGGCGAAACCTGGTTCTGGAGCCGATCGCGCCAGGAGTTCTGGCACAAAGGGGCCACCTCTGGCCACACCCAGCGCGTCAAGGCCATCCGCTACGACTGCGACAGCGACGCTCTTTTGATCACGGTGGAACAGCTCGGCGACATTGCCTGCCACACGGGCGAACGCAGCTGCTTTCACCAGGTGGACGACCACAAAGTCGCGCCCCCCGCCGACACCCTGTCCCAGGTGTTTGGGGTGATCTGCGATCGCCGCGACCACCCCAATCCCGACTCCTATACCTGCAAACTGCTGGCGGGCGGCGACAACAAAATTCTCAAAAAAATTGGTGAAGAAGCCGCCGAAGTGGTGATGGCCTGCAAGGATGACGACGCCGACGCGATCGCCGGAGAAGCCGCCGACTTGATGTACCACACCCTGGTTGCCCTGGCCCACCACGGGGTTGACATCAAGGACGTGTACCGCAAGCTTCAGGAGCGGCGGCGGTGA
- the rsmG gene encoding 16S rRNA (guanine(527)-N(7))-methyltransferase RsmG — protein MDLLPTYGDRWQSTLYWQPSDRHQQSFQRLYDAILLANQQVNLTRITTPDDFWEKHLWDSLQGVAPWLKDAEASAQPLKVIDIGTGGGFPGLPVALVFPHWAIALLDATRKKIAALETVCETLGIANVSYLPQRAEQVAHQPTHRETYDLALLRAVGPVNTCAEYALPLLNLGGQAVLYRGQWSAAEEAALTAILPRLGGKLRSVRSQSTPLTQGVRHNVVLTKIDRTPDKFPRLPGIPAKTPLV, from the coding sequence ATGGATCTGTTACCAACCTATGGCGATCGCTGGCAGAGCACCCTGTACTGGCAGCCCAGCGATCGCCACCAGCAGAGTTTTCAACGGCTCTACGACGCCATTCTGCTGGCCAACCAGCAGGTCAACCTGACCCGCATTACCACCCCCGACGATTTTTGGGAAAAGCACCTGTGGGATTCGCTCCAGGGGGTCGCCCCGTGGCTGAAGGACGCTGAAGCCAGTGCCCAGCCCCTCAAGGTGATAGACATTGGCACCGGGGGCGGGTTTCCGGGGCTGCCGGTGGCGCTGGTGTTTCCCCACTGGGCGATTGCCCTGCTCGATGCCACCCGTAAAAAAATTGCTGCCCTGGAGACTGTCTGCGAGACCCTGGGGATCGCCAACGTCAGCTACCTGCCCCAGAGAGCTGAGCAGGTGGCCCACCAGCCCACCCACCGCGAGACCTACGACCTCGCCCTGCTGCGGGCCGTCGGCCCGGTCAACACCTGCGCCGAGTATGCCCTGCCCTTGCTAAACCTGGGCGGACAGGCCGTCCTCTACCGGGGCCAGTGGTCAGCGGCGGAGGAAGCTGCCTTGACCGCCATTCTGCCGCGTCTGGGGGGCAAGCTACGGTCGGTGCGATCGCAGTCCACCCCCCTGACCCAGGGCGTTCGCCACAACGTGGTGCTGACCAAAATCGATCGCACCCCAGACAAGTTTCCGCGCCTGCCGGGGATACCGGCGAAGACGCCGCTGGTCTAG
- a CDS encoding ABC-F family ATP-binding cassette domain-containing protein, translating into MLRLEHISKIYPTGEVLKDVNWEVKPGDRIGLVGVNGAGKSTQLKIITGNIEPTTGTIIRPADLKIAYLSQEFEVDPNHTVRDEFWTVFKEANEVQSKLHHIPTLMETADPNELEKLIHELDKQQRRFEALGGYGLESQIEKILPEMGFEAADGDRYVSEFSGGWQMRMGLGKILLQAPDVLLLDEPTNHLDLDTIEWLEGYLKKLTTPMVIVSHDREFLDRLCTQIVETERGVSTTYLGNYSAYLAQKEENLAAQLSTFERQQKEIAKQQAFVDRFRASATRSTQAKSREKQLEKVERIEAPTGSVRTLHFRFPPAPRSGREVVTVSDLTHSYDEKILFLGANLLIERGDRIAFLGHNGSGKSTLLRLIAGLETPTDGLVEMGNHNVIPSYFEQNQAEALDLEKTVIATIHDEVPDWTNEEVRTLLGRFLFTGDMAFKQVKALSGGEKARLALAKMLLRPANLMMLDEPTNHLDIPAKEMLEEALQHYDGTVLLVSHDRYFISRVATKIVEIRDGELRLYRGDYHYYLDKVAEETEAARQAALAAEKKAKAEAKRQQQAKRKAGATK; encoded by the coding sequence ATGCTGCGTTTAGAGCACATCAGCAAGATCTATCCCACTGGGGAGGTTCTCAAGGACGTGAACTGGGAGGTGAAGCCGGGCGATCGCATCGGTCTAGTCGGCGTCAACGGCGCGGGCAAGTCAACCCAGCTCAAAATCATCACCGGCAACATTGAGCCCACCACGGGCACCATCATTCGCCCTGCCGATCTCAAGATCGCCTACCTGTCGCAGGAGTTTGAGGTGGATCCCAACCACACCGTGCGCGACGAGTTCTGGACGGTGTTTAAGGAGGCCAACGAGGTGCAGTCGAAACTGCACCACATTCCCACCCTGATGGAGACCGCCGATCCCAACGAGCTAGAAAAACTCATCCACGAGCTTGACAAGCAGCAGCGCCGGTTTGAGGCCCTGGGCGGCTACGGCCTAGAGTCGCAGATTGAGAAAATTTTGCCCGAAATGGGGTTTGAGGCGGCAGACGGCGATCGCTACGTCAGCGAGTTTAGCGGCGGCTGGCAGATGCGCATGGGCCTGGGCAAAATTTTGCTGCAAGCCCCCGACGTGCTGCTGCTCGACGAGCCCACCAACCATTTGGATCTGGACACCATTGAGTGGCTGGAGGGCTACCTCAAAAAGCTCACCACCCCGATGGTGATCGTCTCCCACGACCGCGAGTTTCTCGATCGCCTCTGCACCCAAATTGTTGAGACCGAGCGGGGCGTCTCTACCACCTACCTGGGCAACTACAGCGCCTACCTGGCCCAAAAAGAAGAAAACCTGGCCGCCCAGCTCAGCACCTTTGAGCGCCAGCAAAAGGAAATCGCCAAGCAGCAGGCCTTTGTCGATCGCTTTCGGGCCAGCGCCACTCGCAGCACCCAGGCCAAAAGCCGCGAAAAGCAGCTCGAAAAAGTGGAGCGCATTGAGGCCCCCACCGGCAGCGTGCGCACGCTGCATTTTCGCTTTCCCCCTGCCCCCCGCAGCGGGCGCGAGGTGGTAACCGTGAGCGATCTCACCCACAGCTACGACGAGAAGATTTTGTTTTTGGGGGCAAATTTATTGATTGAGCGGGGCGATCGCATCGCCTTCCTCGGCCACAACGGCTCGGGCAAATCGACCCTGCTACGCCTGATTGCTGGCCTCGAAACCCCCACCGATGGCCTAGTGGAGATGGGCAATCACAACGTGATCCCCAGCTATTTTGAGCAAAACCAGGCCGAGGCCCTCGATCTAGAGAAAACCGTAATCGCCACCATCCACGACGAGGTGCCCGACTGGACCAACGAAGAAGTCCGCACCCTGCTGGGGCGGTTCCTGTTCACGGGCGACATGGCCTTTAAGCAGGTCAAGGCCCTCAGCGGCGGCGAAAAGGCCCGCCTGGCCCTGGCTAAGATGCTGCTGCGCCCCGCCAACCTGATGATGCTCGACGAGCCCACCAACCACCTCGACATCCCCGCCAAAGAAATGCTGGAAGAAGCCCTCCAACACTACGACGGCACGGTGCTCTTGGTCTCCCACGATCGCTACTTTATCTCCCGCGTGGCCACCAAGATTGTCGAAATTCGCGATGGCGAGCTGCGGCTGTACCGGGGCGACTACCACTACTACCTCGACAAGGTGGCCGAGGAGACCGAGGCCGCTAGGCAGGCGGCCCTGGCCGCCGAGAAAAAAGCCAAGGCCGAGGCCAAGCGCCAGCAGCAGGCCAAACGCAAAGCAGGCGCTACAAAATGA
- the gpmI gene encoding 2,3-bisphosphoglycerate-independent phosphoglycerate mutase — protein sequence MSQASIPPMVLIILDGWGYREDTDGNAVAAAKTPVMDSLWAAYPHTLIRTSGKDVGLPDGQMGNSEVGHLNIGAGRIVPQELVRISDAVEDGTLQENEALLEVCQAVRYRNSKLHLVGLCSEGGVHSHLSHLFGLLEMAKAQDIDEVCIHVITDGRDTKPTEGKVAVQTIQDYVDRLGLGRLVTLSGRYYAMDRDNRWDRVEKAYRVMTDPGEGSGQTAMEALLASYAQDINDEFVEPVRLAPGAIAPEDGVIFFNFRPDRARQLTQALVDPNFKGFEREIVAPLSFVTMTQYDPEMPVKVAFQPQNLSNILGEVVANHGLKQFRTAETEKYAHVTYFFNGGLEDPFAGEDRELVSSPMVATYDKAPAMSAAAVTNTAIAAIEKGVYSLVVINYANPDMVGHTGKMESTVTALQAVDHELGRLIDGIGKAGGTAIIIADHGNAELMWDENHKPWTAHTTNPVPFILVEGEKLKVPAYGGDVNLREDGRLSDIAPTILQILGLPQPQEMTGRSMLLPADVEIRNNRTPVKLSR from the coding sequence ATGAGTCAAGCGTCAATCCCGCCGATGGTTTTAATCATTCTCGACGGCTGGGGATATCGGGAAGATACCGACGGCAATGCCGTCGCCGCCGCAAAGACTCCGGTTATGGACAGTCTGTGGGCCGCCTACCCCCACACCTTAATTCGTACGTCGGGGAAGGATGTTGGGCTGCCCGACGGCCAGATGGGCAACTCTGAAGTGGGCCACCTCAACATTGGGGCCGGGCGCATTGTCCCCCAGGAGCTGGTGCGAATTTCTGACGCCGTAGAAGACGGCACCCTGCAAGAAAACGAAGCGCTGCTAGAGGTTTGCCAGGCGGTGCGCTACCGCAACAGCAAGCTGCACCTAGTAGGGCTCTGCTCGGAGGGCGGCGTGCATTCCCACCTGTCGCACCTGTTTGGTCTGCTAGAGATGGCCAAGGCCCAGGACATCGACGAAGTCTGCATCCATGTGATTACCGATGGCCGCGACACCAAGCCGACCGAGGGCAAAGTGGCGGTGCAAACCATTCAGGACTATGTTGATCGGCTGGGCCTGGGTCGGCTGGTCACCCTCAGCGGTCGCTACTACGCCATGGATCGCGACAACCGCTGGGATCGCGTCGAAAAAGCCTACCGGGTGATGACTGACCCCGGCGAGGGCAGCGGGCAAACCGCTATGGAGGCCCTGCTGGCCTCCTACGCACAGGATATTAACGATGAGTTTGTGGAGCCGGTGCGGCTGGCCCCTGGGGCGATCGCCCCCGAGGACGGCGTGATTTTCTTCAACTTCCGCCCCGATCGCGCCCGTCAGCTCACCCAGGCGCTGGTAGATCCTAACTTTAAGGGCTTTGAGCGGGAAATCGTAGCGCCACTGAGCTTTGTCACCATGACCCAGTACGACCCAGAGATGCCGGTGAAGGTGGCGTTTCAGCCCCAAAACTTGAGCAACATCCTGGGGGAGGTCGTGGCTAACCACGGCCTCAAGCAGTTTCGTACCGCTGAGACCGAAAAGTACGCCCACGTCACCTACTTCTTCAACGGCGGTCTAGAAGACCCGTTTGCAGGTGAAGATCGGGAGCTGGTGTCTAGCCCCATGGTGGCCACCTACGATAAAGCTCCGGCCATGTCGGCAGCGGCGGTGACCAACACGGCGATCGCCGCCATTGAAAAAGGAGTCTATTCCCTGGTGGTGATCAACTACGCCAACCCCGACATGGTGGGCCATACCGGCAAGATGGAGTCTACCGTAACGGCGCTCCAGGCCGTTGATCACGAGCTAGGCCGCCTGATTGACGGCATTGGCAAGGCCGGCGGTACGGCCATTATCATTGCCGACCACGGCAACGCCGAGCTGATGTGGGACGAAAACCACAAGCCTTGGACGGCTCATACCACCAACCCGGTGCCGTTTATTTTGGTCGAGGGCGAAAAACTTAAGGTGCCTGCCTACGGAGGCGACGTCAACCTGCGCGAAGACGGGCGGCTGTCTGACATCGCCCCCACCATTCTGCAAATCCTGGGTCTGCCCCAGCCCCAGGAAATGACCGGGCGCTCTATGCTGCTGCCCGCCGATGTGGAGATTCGCAACAACCGTACTCCAGTCAAGCTCTCCCGCTAG
- a CDS encoding ABC transporter ATP-binding protein: MLYLRQLTYHPPASPRAILQDISLELEPQQLGLIYGPSGSGKSTLLELMAGFAQPTAGAIQWRQQDLDPESLRQLAGLVFQFPERHFCGHSLLEELRLGHPEMARNQIEQALQAVGLDQLPLKTAPHALSGGQQRRLALAVQLIRKPYLLLLDEPTAGLDWSMRQQILALLQQLKQNWTLLVVSHDADELAGLADRCWHLDHGTLAPVPTAPLSTPAG, translated from the coding sequence ATGCTCTATCTTCGCCAACTCACCTACCATCCCCCGGCCAGCCCCAGAGCTATTTTGCAGGATATCTCCCTGGAGCTAGAGCCCCAGCAGCTAGGGCTGATCTACGGCCCGAGCGGATCGGGTAAAAGCACGCTGCTCGAGCTGATGGCGGGGTTTGCCCAGCCTACGGCAGGAGCCATTCAGTGGCGGCAGCAAGATCTCGACCCGGAATCGCTGCGGCAGCTGGCGGGGCTGGTGTTTCAGTTTCCTGAGCGCCACTTTTGTGGACACAGCCTTTTAGAAGAACTGCGTTTGGGGCACCCGGAGATGGCCCGTAACCAAATTGAGCAGGCTCTTCAGGCGGTGGGGTTAGATCAACTCCCCCTCAAGACAGCGCCCCATGCCCTCAGCGGTGGACAGCAGCGGCGCTTGGCCCTAGCGGTACAGCTGATTCGCAAGCCCTACCTGCTGCTGCTGGATGAACCCACGGCGGGCCTAGACTGGTCGATGCGTCAACAGATTCTTGCCCTGCTCCAGCAGCTGAAGCAAAACTGGACGCTGCTGGTGGTGTCCCACGATGCCGATGAGCTGGCTGGTCTGGCCGATCGCTGCTGGCATCTCGACCACGGCACCCTCGCCCCGGTGCCAACGGCACCCCTTTCGACCCCTGCTGGATAG
- a CDS encoding Sll0314/Alr1548 family TPR repeat-containing protein, giving the protein MVFHVRLAPPRLGMRLKAISAGAVATAFLAIAPLAAQAGDPFRPNDPHDIGDKTEAVFNALFYEGNYTKAQALVGQAIAAEPAEPMNYAIAAALGYLNKDLDRLAEQAALTQQTATALKATDPLRGHLYTAVGIFMEGAHVLQTQGIARGTPSALRRLQRVFSELEAAERIDANDPELSLLKGFMDLLLAVNLPFANPDQAIARLQNGSPAYLAHRGIAIGMRDLGRYSEALTEVDKALAAAPNNPDLMYLKAQILFLQQQYSASLPFYRSALSYADQLPDSTTRQITFEACQAEGTAGEICFEQLRSSER; this is encoded by the coding sequence ATGGTTTTTCACGTTCGCCTTGCTCCGCCTCGATTGGGTATGCGCCTCAAAGCAATCTCTGCTGGTGCCGTCGCCACCGCCTTTTTGGCGATCGCTCCCCTGGCAGCCCAGGCTGGGGATCCCTTTCGCCCCAACGATCCCCACGACATTGGTGATAAAACTGAGGCGGTGTTCAATGCGCTGTTTTACGAGGGCAACTACACCAAAGCCCAGGCGTTGGTGGGCCAGGCGATCGCCGCTGAACCCGCTGAGCCCATGAACTACGCCATTGCTGCCGCCCTCGGCTACCTCAACAAAGACTTAGATCGGCTAGCCGAGCAGGCCGCCCTCACCCAGCAGACGGCCACCGCCCTCAAGGCCACCGACCCGCTGCGGGGCCACCTCTACACGGCTGTCGGCATTTTTATGGAAGGGGCCCACGTCTTGCAAACCCAGGGAATTGCCCGCGGCACCCCCTCTGCCCTGCGGCGGCTTCAGCGGGTGTTCAGCGAGCTGGAGGCAGCTGAGCGCATCGACGCCAACGACCCAGAGCTGAGTTTGCTCAAGGGTTTTATGGATCTGCTCTTGGCGGTTAATCTGCCCTTCGCCAACCCCGATCAGGCGATCGCTCGCCTACAAAACGGTAGCCCTGCCTATTTAGCCCACCGCGGTATTGCCATTGGCATGCGTGATTTGGGTCGCTATAGCGAGGCCCTGACAGAGGTGGACAAAGCCCTTGCCGCCGCTCCCAACAATCCCGACTTGATGTATCTCAAAGCTCAAATTCTCTTCCTTCAGCAGCAGTATTCAGCCAGTCTGCCCTTCTACCGCTCTGCCCTGTCCTACGCCGATCAGCTGCCGGATTCCACTACCCGACAGATTACCTTTGAAGCCTGCCAGGCGGAGGGCACAGCCGGAGAGATCTGCTTTGAGCAATTGCGCTCTAGCGAACGTTAA
- the secG gene encoding preprotein translocase subunit SecG, with the protein MIVTTVLKVIWMVAAVGLTALVLLHSPKGDGLGGLGGQAQLFTSTKSAETTLNRVTWTLTVLFMGLTVVLSAGWLDVAAASPAL; encoded by the coding sequence ATGATAGTTACCACAGTGCTAAAAGTTATCTGGATGGTTGCCGCCGTGGGCCTGACGGCTCTGGTGCTGCTGCACAGCCCCAAGGGCGATGGTCTGGGGGGCTTAGGTGGTCAAGCCCAGCTGTTTACCAGCACCAAGAGCGCTGAAACCACCCTCAATCGCGTCACCTGGACTCTGACCGTATTGTTCATGGGTTTGACGGTAGTGCTGAGCGCGGGCTGGCTTGACGTAGCCGCTGCTTCCCCCGCCCTTTAG
- a CDS encoding DUF3531 family protein produces MRVEFRECDFFNLWIWLKFETVPSNLEQQYIDEVFSSWFFLGKLGGFNAENLQVQDTGLDISYLPYNEDQLSNSMLSVMHNIGEVEYEGLWARCWLDLGTSDALAIDVLINTLEQFSREYVVIDACYIGGENPDWPIPGSGQPEFVDEDA; encoded by the coding sequence ATGCGGGTGGAATTTCGCGAGTGTGACTTCTTTAACCTTTGGATCTGGCTCAAGTTTGAAACCGTGCCCTCCAATCTGGAGCAGCAGTACATCGACGAAGTGTTTTCGTCGTGGTTTTTCTTGGGTAAGCTGGGGGGGTTTAACGCCGAAAACCTTCAGGTGCAAGATACGGGCCTCGATATCAGCTACCTTCCCTACAACGAAGATCAGCTGAGCAACAGCATGCTCTCGGTGATGCACAATATCGGCGAAGTTGAGTACGAGGGCCTCTGGGCTCGCTGCTGGCTTGATTTGGGCACCAGCGACGCCCTGGCCATTGATGTGCTAATCAACACGCTGGAGCAGTTTAGTCGCGAGTACGTGGTGATCGACGCCTGCTATATCGGCGGGGAGAATCCCGATTGGCCGATCCCCGGCAGTGGACAGCCCGAGTTCGTCGATGAAGACGCCTAA
- a CDS encoding Uma2 family endonuclease: MALATAPQTDTWIPASWQDYLDAWSNPALVEAKGYYHNGCMRFEMSPLGNPHSRDHAIVISAVMLAAGLRNLDLDAHDNCTYRRSGCDDAQPDASFYIGDNANVVPWDVTIIDLNRYPAPDLVVEVAYSSLADDKGDKRLLYEALGVKEYWIVDVENARLLAFAVENLGSRQIQQSQVLSELPLALLTQALQRSRQTNHGQVITWLMDQLA, translated from the coding sequence ATGGCCTTAGCCACAGCACCCCAGACCGACACCTGGATTCCGGCCTCGTGGCAAGACTACTTGGACGCGTGGTCTAACCCAGCCCTGGTAGAGGCCAAGGGCTACTATCACAACGGCTGCATGAGGTTTGAAATGTCACCTTTAGGCAACCCTCATTCTCGGGATCACGCCATTGTGATCAGCGCTGTTATGCTCGCTGCTGGGCTGCGAAACCTCGACTTAGACGCCCACGACAACTGCACCTACCGCAGGTCAGGCTGCGACGATGCCCAGCCCGACGCATCGTTTTACATCGGTGACAATGCCAATGTGGTGCCCTGGGATGTCACAATCATCGACTTAAACCGCTACCCAGCCCCAGATCTAGTCGTCGAAGTGGCCTATTCTTCATTGGCCGATGACAAAGGCGACAAGCGGCTGCTGTATGAAGCCCTTGGCGTTAAAGAATATTGGATCGTGGATGTTGAGAACGCCCGACTGTTGGCCTTTGCGGTCGAAAATTTGGGCAGTCGCCAAATTCAGCAATCCCAAGTCTTATCTGAGTTGCCTCTAGCCCTGCTTACTCAAGCCCTCCAGCGAAGTCGGCAGACGAACCACGGTCAGGTTATCACCTGGCTGATGGATCAGCTGGCTTGA